Part of the Chelmon rostratus isolate fCheRos1 chromosome 10, fCheRos1.pri, whole genome shotgun sequence genome is shown below.
CGCAACAACTGTAACTGAATGTAAAGTAAGATTTGTCTGatgtgatgaaaagaaaaaccttaCAAGCATACCAGCAAAGACTTTGAGGTCTGACTGACTATAGTCGAAGGGCTTGAAGCTGTCTTGGGGAGGTGGTTCTGTCTTCTGGGGCTTCTCTGCAGATTTCATCAGCTTCTTACTCGGTTTGGGAGTCGACTCTCCAACCTCACTGGCaatcctctctcttttctttgcgCCGCCTTTTACAGATTCCTAATGAAATTGGTCAGCAACTTTATAATCTGTCCAATactcaaaataaacattttaattcatgtaTTCTTTACTGTGTATATTTTCGTgtagtagtgtgtgtgtgcagttttgttGCATAAGTAATCAAGCAGCGTTTTATGACGATTCTGATAACcattaaaatgcatgaaagAACATCAAGGGAATCTTCAATTTCATTCTGTATGTGCATCTGATTGAAAGAATTATACGGCAGTGACCTACTCAAGTCAACGTTATTTTGATTAATCTGTTCACCTGTAGGAATCAATGAAATCGTGCTGCAGAGGATGTGTAATCAGTCAAGATGATAAAAAAGTGACGTATTAACTAGTTAAAACACGGCAGCTGCCATGTGGCTTAAGATAAAGAAGAAACACCACAACATTACATAATTGTATATAATGATACAGGAACTTAAACTGTGCTAGTTTGACACGACTTGCTATATTTTGAAAAGTCTGTGCCTGTTGAAGTTAAATGTTAAGCTCTACAGTTGTTGTAGTTATCCAGCCAGCAGGTTAGTGGTTGAAGCTGCAGTTTCACGACAATATGCCATTTAGATTTGTCCACGTTTAGACAAAAACTCCTGTACAAATGTCTCATCTCAACAACTTGCAGTGATTCTGCTTCCCTCAGTTTGCATAAGATCACGTAGTTTGTTATTTAATCCAGTTTAGGCCGGTAAGTGAAAATAGCTTCACATTATATAACCACAATCACAGCATGAGGTGTGAATGACGGCAGCGTCACCTCACAGAGGTTTCACCTTTGTGATTTCTTTGGAATTACAAACCTGCCATTTGAGGGCTTAAAGTGAAAACACGTTATCCTCAAAGAGCTTAACATCCTTATTTGGGAGTTTGAATGGAGGATTTTTATAAGCTGTTCCAATTCAAATTAATTTGCTAAAGATATGTTTATGGTTGCACATCAAATGTCTTGACAAATCGTGTTTCCTTGCGATATTATCTCCATGTGATCATTTCTGATTTGCTGAATCACTTTTTGATGATTAACCGTCACTGACCAGTGAGCGTACAGTATACACTCTTGATGGTATCAATCATATCAGTGCAATAGAAGCACAAAGCTTtctttcaaactgaaaacagacagaaaacttcACTGCCAAAGTGCCGGCTGAAACTGACAGTCAGCCGACAGAGCCAATATTTGCCTGCAGTTGGCAGGTTGACGAGTGTTACTTTCAAGTGCTGCTGCCAACACTTCTGACTCTAATGCATGCCACCAGACGGTGCCGACGGCAGGGAGCGCCTTAAAACCAACTTTTCACTTAAGCCATCACCACACAGTGGATTACTGTGGTGCACGCCATTACTGTGTGCACCAGCAATGCATGGCTGACAGCTCGCACAGCGGAGAGCAGAGACGGGGAAGCAGGGACAGAAGAGAGGGGGACCGTTCTTTCTGTAGTACAGGGACTACTGTCTCACTGAGCATTttaaacagagaggaaacaccaTATGGTGGCAAGAGCACGTAATAGTAACCAAGCGGGAAGTTGCCGAGCAGTACTCCAGAGAGATGGAGCTAACAGCAAGTGGGCTTTTGGGTAGACGGTGGCTGTTGTTCCtcaggaggaaaggaaaagcgTTTGATGAGTGGAGGACGTGTCTCTAATGCTCCACTCCCACGCAGTGTGTTCTTCTTCCCCGGGCACATCATGTGACAGATATAAATATTAAAAGGCCACTAACGTACCGGTGGTTCACTCGCTTGTGAGTCACTGCGTTTATGCTCAGAAATGCCAGCAATGTCTCGAGAAAATGGGGGCCACTGCGGAGGGTTAAACTGGCTATTAAAGCACTATCTCTAATATGCTGTGCCAGGCTCTTGGGTGAATATAACTCATGTTGTTCGTGGATTTATACTTTCCCAACAGGGACGTCAACAGTGAAGTTGACAGAGTGCAAAGCCGATCTGAAGCGGCACGGAGAAACGGAGGGACAAGAGTGCAAATGACTCACCGCTGCTTGCTGGCGAACAGTGGCAACGTTCTGGAGAGACTCCTGGTAGCTCTGTTTAGCCttgtttctttcctctgtggAAATCATTCAAATACCATGAGGAACAGTACTTCTAAAAAGTGTCAATTTAGAGCAAGTTAGTTCCCATTACCTGACGCTTTCTTTGCGTGTTCCTTTGCTTCTTGCTTCACTTTCCTCTTGGCCTCCatctccttctgctgctgctcaataCTCTGCAGTTTCCATCGTTTACTGATCTGTAAGCGTCAGATGGTACAGCCACGAACATTCGAACATGTAGTTAACACAAATAACTCTGAGGATGCATGACTGGATGGAGCTCTTTGATTACCTCGAATATTTTTGAAGACGGGTCAAACTTGGCATTCTTGCTGATGTGCACATCACTGGAGGGTAAATACTGAAACGAAGAAGAGGACAACTGAAtactgaaaatgcaaataatacTGAAGGTTAATCCCTGGTCATCTCTTACCATTCTGAAGGGGTTTTCAAAGGACTCAAGGATGCGTCTGGCTTTCATTTGAGCCACAGGGAGGGACTCTTGGTTATTCGTAGTTTTCACCTCCTTCAAAAGGAAGCAGAAGTCTCACATGAGGCCTCACCGTTACATACAAATCGACTGGCTGAATAGAGTCAACTAAAAAGGATCGCTACCTCAAACAGCGTGATCGTAGCTGCTGCCATGAGATCACTTGTTTTCTCTACATCAGCATCCATTTCGTGCTCATCGTCTGAGAAGAGCATCCCTTGTTTCACAGGTAGTTCTGTAACCAAATACATGTGTTTAAGGCACTAATGGCGTGTTTAGGGATGATGCACAACGAGTGTACGAGTGTCAAGCTTACCATCAGATGAAACGGGGTGGAGGTCACTCTCAGAGACCCTGGATGTATCATGAGGACCAAACAAAGTGACCTCTGGCTGGAAAATTACACAAGATCACATTCATTTTACCCCAGTTGTGATTTCTTCAACGGCTACTGAATGCAAAAACTAAAATTAATCCATCTGGTTTCATCGGTTTTTGACCAACCTTTTTTATGGGTGTGAGTCCCTTCTTCTTTTGAGCTGCAATCTCAGCCTGCGTGAAGAGTAGAAAACATTACCATGTTTGACTGACTTAAGTGCCTTCATTGACAAGTGACatgtcaacacaaacactgaaattcCATTGACAAAAATCATTACATCCCCCCAGCTGCCAGCCATCTTTTCTCACCTTAAGGAGAGGCATCTCTCTGGCTTGCTGCACGAGCAAATGGAGCTCATTGACCTGCTGCCTCACCAGTGGGGGTATAGGGTTACAGCAGGCAATGATGCCTTGAGGCTCTctgggaagaaaaacagaaaaaaaaaaaaaacagctggaagttatgaataaaaacactaaattcCAACTGCACTGAAGTGAGAACAACTACCACtacaacacaaatgaaaactaaGGTGGGAAATTTAATCCACTTACTTGGGCAGCTCCTCTGATATCTTGATCATCATATGAGTAGGCAGGATGtatctgaacacacaaacaacactaTATTAAAACAAGTTAAGGCAGATGTTGAAAGACTATGAATGATTCTAAAACCTGAAAACATGTGGGTTGCAAAATCTGGCCGGGTGCAAACTATAAATAAGAGCTCCAGCAGATTTCCAGAACAGCGAGTCCATCCATTTCCAAACAGCCTACCCGGTGCTTTCATCTTCCTGCCTGGCCAGCTTGTCCCTCCAGGCAAACAGCAGTCTGAAGGCAGTGAGCTGCTGGGTGTTAAAAGAccttttctgcttcctctgcagctccagatATGACTCCTCTGTGAATATAGGCTTCACATATTTCTGTATGGGGGGGGCACACGGTGAATCGTGACAAATGCGGGAGATTGTGGTgtggaaatgtaaaaatgtgaaagcaataaaagaaaCCATGAAATTACTGGATAGAGGATAGTGGAATAGGCGTATAGAGGTTGATTGTGAAGTGTCAATTTAATCTTCATGATGTATGAAGTAAGATTTGTGCTCACCTTCAGGGAAATGTCTTTGCTCTTGTTCCAGACACACTGCAGAAGGCCAGGCTGCCCGTGGTTAAAGTCCAGCAGCTGCGCCCTCACACAGTCGTAGATGTAAAGGAGGTAGTGGGTGTCTGTCCGGGCGTACTGCACCATCTCATCTGGCAAGGGGCTAGAGGGCCAAAGCTATGTCACACTTCTTTATTTCAACTGCCAAAGTCAATAATAATTCCAAGTATTCCAAGAGTAATGTTAAAACCAGTCAGAAACACATGATGGATTTTCttattaaaagattaaaaagagcTCTACCCCACAGTTAAACctgaacaataataaacatcaAGCAGCCCATCAGTCATCTCCGTACCGAATCCTCCAGTCAGCCAGCTGGTAGCGCTTGTCTGAGCTCACATTGCAGAAGTGCGTGAGCAGGTGGTCAAGGGAATGTCTGGCCAGGTTCAGAGCTCGGCTGGCCTGATGCGTGTCAAAAAGTCTGACGACATACAAGCCGAAGTCCCTCTGGAGCCACTCGATGTCAGAGTCGGCGCCGTGAAATACCTGAGGGCAGGAGAGAAAGGACATTCGGCTGAAACCTCTCTGGTGAGGGTACctaaattaaaaatgataaattgaCTTGCTTAGATACAGACAATATTTGAACCAAAAATATTAAAGAACTGGGGACACACCATGGGACATTTTTCCatttggattattttcacatACTCAGAAGTTCAAGCCCACGCAGCAAGATTTTTCACAGGTATCCTACAGCGCGTGAGTCATAGCGGCTCCCACACACCACAGGACCCGTGCCAACTTTATTAAACACGTTGTGGGGCTGTGAGGAACCTCAAAGTTTTCAAGATTATATCTTTGCAAACTTAATATCACTGAATTGGTGAAGACTTCTTCTCCAGGTTACTTTAGATGGTTCAGATGCAACCGCTTCATAAGGTATTCTGAGCCATATTCATCTTCATATGCTGAAACAGTACATCCCCTTGAGgccattttaatttgatttgtgaATGCCATGACACGACAAAGTGGAACAAGTAGTCAGACATCCAGACACGCTTACTCAAAATATCCTCACTTTAGTTATTTAAACCCCAAAGACATTGTAGAACTACCTGTTTCACAAATACTACTGTATGTCCGCTTGGTCAAAGTTGAACAATGAGGTAGCCCTGCAAGATCTAATGATTTTCTACAACTGACAGCTGTAACTGTAACTTACATCTTCCTTTTCAAACCAGTGGCTTATTTAATATGCTATGTGCACACAGCAAAGTTGGCAAAAAAGGATGAGATGCAACTAGGATTGaacaatgataaaaaaaaaagaagggaaattCCTGTTAAAAACAGGCACGGAGACAGGTGCCCATTTTGAGGACAAATCTCATTAAACATGCAGTCTCATCTTCTCGTTAGACAGTTCACAGAACAGGACACGGAAACAAATGAGCTGTATGGTGGTTCCATTACCTTGACAATAGCCGGGTCAGTGAATGCCTCGTTCAGGATGTACATCTCGCTGCGGAGCTCCAAGGTGTCGATGATGAAGTCCTCCTCTCTGGTGGAGACCTGCATCAGGGAGGTGAGGCCGAGGAAACTCCTGTAGGAATGGTGCTGCGAGGGAGAACAGAGTGTTTACAAAACGCCTGCTTACACACACAAGAACCTACAGGCTTTACAGCTTCAAATTAAGTGCAGAATTCAATCAATGCCTTCCTGACACATGATGTCGACATTATAAGCCTTACAAAGGCACCATTTGTTTCTTGGCTGTTGTATTGGATCACATTACATTGTATCGGCGTACTGTATAGTATATCATGCCCATCCCTTGTACATCCAAGAACTTTTTCTAATCCCATACCTCAAGGTCCACTGCAAATTCAGACAATTTGCACAGCTTCTCATTTAGAGCCACCAGATCCTCCAGTGTGTCAATGAAGGAACACTTGGTCTCAGCCACTGGTTTGTACATCTAAATAATCCACAAGTGACAGATTTAGTAGAAGCGAAAGCAACAATGAAAGGATCATATTATAAGATCACCATGACTTACCTGTGGCTCTGGCTTAGACAAAAGGCTTTCCGGTATCGTAAGATGATCTAGTTCATATTGGTATGGATGTGCAAACCTAAATGGTTTAGAATCACAAGTTTATTTGGACAGCGAGAAAttggaaaagacaaaatgtaaatattacaCAAGGGACATGTCTTACATGTCCTCAATGTGTTCCTGAGTTCTCTGCTGGTGAATGAAGTCAGCCAGGGCAGCTGGGACATCAAGATCCTCAGGTCTCTGTTTGCGGATTTGTTTGTTGGTGAAATCTACGATTGGAGGGCAAGAGAGGGAACATGTTACGAACATGAGAGAGCTGAGATTATACATCAAATGAGAGTTTGGGAGTGAAAAGTATGTCTTACAACAAGGAAGAGGCTTTATTGCATTGGGCTTGATGAAGATCTTGGGAATAAACGGTGTGTTGCTGTTGTCAACTTTTTCCTTGAATTTCAGCTGAGGCCTCGCAACATTCTTGGCGTGGAGCAGTCGGAACATCTCCGAACGACTGCCAGAGCCCGTACCCTGATCAATAAAAGGATTGTTTAACACAAGGTGTGATGCTCTCATGTGAGTAtttatgaaatgtttaaaaaaacaaaacagaaacaaaaacacattctaGTGCTTTAAGTGTTTGAATGCCAGGACTGGCTCATAACATTTCCGTTTGAACGCAGCCCAGAAAACTGGCATCTGCAGTATGAGAGGTTAATTAGCCAACCTTGCGATTCCAGCTGGAAACGACAATCTTGGGAGGCTGAAACCCTGCAGGCATGACAGGCTGCTGGCTCCTGTTCACCCCATCAGCTTCATCAAGAAGAATCCCCTGAAAATCAGATACAAGAGCTTGGTTAGTTtgcaaagacttttttttttttttgctgaagaAATTCAGACTAACGCCAAAGGTCATACCACTCTTTCAAGGATGACGTCGTTTGAGTCCACAACCAAGTCGAACCTCTCCTCCAGCCCCGTCAGCTTGTTCTGGTCTCTCATGTGAGATCTGCAGCCGTGGTGCTGCATTATTTGACTCATGCTAAGACAGggacacagtgaaaacaatcagCTTATTGAGAAAAAGCAAGTGGAAGGTCACTCAGCAAACCCACTCTTCTGTTTGCATGCGTAAGGCTCAGTCGGACTTACTTTCACACTCTGCATcaaaacaggatgtgatgtcatgGGTGTGACAAAGGTAATCAGGAAGTACTGAGTGGAGCAATCATACACAGGCTTTGCATCGTCTGGTGGTGTACTATTAAACACACTGGTGTGATATGACACCACTTTCCAAAGGCAACACACATCAAGACAACTCTGTTTCTCTTTACCAAGTGCAATTCACTTGTCAACAAAGGTGAACGCTAAGCTACAAATGTGCAGGAGGTCCAAAgcaaaatgtgtctgtttcatGGGTATGAAGGTGAGTGAGGACTGACTGAGCTAAGACTCAAAAGAGGCAACAAACGTTTCTATACTTACCAGTGCAAGAGCTTATCGCCTTGACTTTCACAGAACTCCTGGAAGCCCGGGAAGCTCCGATAGAAGTCATATTCATCTCCAGTTTGAGGCAATGCGGCGGATGCTTTTGTGGCAGATAATACAGCCCCCAATCCAtactgcagaggagagacaggctGAGCTGTTAGTAAACAcgtctctgttttcagtgtaatCAAATGTAGTACAATTGAACATTTGGAGCAGGAACACATTGAATAAATGATGGTTACTTTGCTTTTTAACTTAACGTCTACTGTATTATTGGGATTTTCAGCATATGAAGATTATTTCTATACAATGAAGCATGGCAGTAACATAGTTT
Proteins encoded:
- the exosc10 gene encoding exosome component 10: MASSKSNISTNTGLRDTTSDTNDEEKDELCPGFKDVDAFVKYGLGAVLSATKASAALPQTGDEYDFYRSFPGFQEFCESQGDKLLHCMSQIMQHHGCRSHMRDQNKLTGLEERFDLVVDSNDVILERVGILLDEADGVNRSQQPVMPAGFQPPKIVVSSWNRKGTGSGSRSEMFRLLHAKNVARPQLKFKEKVDNSNTPFIPKIFIKPNAIKPLPCYFTNKQIRKQRPEDLDVPAALADFIHQQRTQEHIEDMFAHPYQYELDHLTIPESLLSKPEPQMYKPVAETKCSFIDTLEDLVALNEKLCKLSEFAVDLEHHSYRSFLGLTSLMQVSTREEDFIIDTLELRSEMYILNEAFTDPAIVKVFHGADSDIEWLQRDFGLYVVRLFDTHQASRALNLARHSLDHLLTHFCNVSSDKRYQLADWRIRPLPDEMVQYARTDTHYLLYIYDCVRAQLLDFNHGQPGLLQCVWNKSKDISLKKYVKPIFTEESYLELQRKQKRSFNTQQLTAFRLLFAWRDKLARQEDESTGYILPTHMMIKISEELPKEPQGIIACCNPIPPLVRQQVNELHLLVQQAREMPLLKAEIAAQKKKGLTPIKKPEVTLFGPHDTSRVSESDLHPVSSDELPVKQGMLFSDDEHEMDADVEKTSDLMAAATITLFEEVKTTNNQESLPVAQMKARRILESFENPFRMYLPSSDVHISKNAKFDPSSKIFEISKRWKLQSIEQQQKEMEAKRKVKQEAKEHAKKASEERNKAKQSYQESLQNVATVRQQAAESVKGGAKKRERIASEVGESTPKPSKKLMKSAEKPQKTEPPPQDSFKPFDYSQSDLKVFAGAKSKDNTQFDPNRQAHDFKKKKISKGQKSNPGAGGRSMSFLAGKSDRGFRHNWPKR